A genomic window from Chanos chanos chromosome 14, fChaCha1.1, whole genome shotgun sequence includes:
- the kcnt1b gene encoding potassium channel subfamily T member 1 isoform X3, whose translation MAEIDSVVPPLPPRYRFRDLLLGDQYFQNDDRVQVEFYVNENTFKERLKLFFIKNQRSSLRIRLFNLSLKLLTCLLYILRVSLDDPTTQDPWELIFWVNRKVPVWAIQVTVALISFLETMLLTYLSYKGNIWEQIFQISFILEMINTVPFIITIFWPPLRNIFVPVFLNCWLAKSALENMINDFHRAIQRTHSAMFNQVLILICTLLCLVFTGACGIQHLERAGKNLTLFDSLYFCIVTFSTVGYGDVTPRIWPSQLLVVIMICVALVVLPLQFEELAYLWMERQKSGGNYSRHRAQTEKHVVLCVSSLKIDLLMDFLNEFYAHPRLQDYYVVILCPTEMDIQVRRVLQIPLWSQRVIYLQGSALKDQDLMRAKMDDAEACFILSSRNEVDRTAADHQTILRAWAVKDFAPNCPLYVQILKPENKFHVKFADHVVCEEEFRYAMLALNCVCPATSTLVTLLVHTSRGQEGQLSPEQWQRMYGRCSGNEVYHIHLADSKFFGEYDGKSFTYASFHAHKKYGVCLIGVKREDNKSILLNPGPRHIMAATDTCYYINITKEENSAFIFKEEEKHNKGLPVTGLYDAPSRLPVHSIIASMGTVAIDLQNPAPAEDSNKLTLPTENGAGSRRPSIAPVLELADSSAILPCDLLSDPSEDETNQSDEEGTPALEYVKGYPPNSPYIGSSPTLCHLLQQKAPFCCLRLDKGCRHNSFEDAKAYGFKNKLIIVSAETAGNGLYNFIVPLRAYYRPRKELNPIVLLLDNPLDNLLQCGIIYADNLVVVDKESTMSAEEDYMADAKTIVNVQTMFRLFPSLSIITELTHPFNMRFMQFRAKDCYSLALSKLEKIERDKGSNLAFMFRLPFAAGRVFSISMLDTLLYQSFVKDYMIPIARLLLGLDTTPGSGYLCAMKVTEEDLWIRTYGRLFQKLCSSSAEIPIGIYRTESHMFSSSESQMSVNVEDCEDARDRRESWKEKTAHRNSTGSDQSEHPLLRKKSMQWARRLSRKSAKAPSRAERISQQRLNLYRRSERQELSELVKNRMKHLGLPTVGYDEMNDHQNTLSYVLINPPPDTILELNDIVYIIRSDPLAHMPEDLPGRQQSAKMKQDYNTETRDETHL comes from the exons GGTGCAAGTAGAGTTTTACGTCAATGAAAACACCTTTAAGGAGAGGTTGAAGctatttttcatcaaaaaccAAAGGTCAA GTCTTAGAATTCGCCTCTTCAATCTCTCCTTGAAGTTGTTGACGTGCTTGCTCTACATCCTGCGAGTGTCACTGGATGACCCGACCACACAGGATCCAT gGGAGTTGATTTTTTGGGTGAATAGAAAGGTTCCTGTATGGGCAATACAG GTGACTGTGGCCTTAATTAGTTTCCTGGAAACCATGCTCCTGACATATCTCAGCTACAAA GGGAACATTTGGGAGCAGATTTTCCAGATCTCCTTCATACTCGAAATGATCAACACAGTGCCATTCATTATTACA ATCTTCTGGCCTCCATTGAGGAACATatttgttcctgtgtttctgAACTGTTGGCTTGCCAAATCTGCATTAGAAAACATGATT AATGATTTCCACCGTGCTATTCAGCGCACACATTCTGCCATGTTTAACCAGGTCCTCATTCTCATCTGcacactcctctgtcttgtCTTCACCGG GGCCTGTGGGATCCAACACTTGGAGAGAGCAGGGAAGAACCTGACTTTGTTTgactctctttatttctgcatTGTCACCTTCTCCACTGTGGGTTATGGCGATGTCACCCCACGGATCTGGCCCTCCCAACTTCTGGTGGTCATCATGATCTGTGTCGCTCTCGTGGTCCTCCCATTACAG TTTGAGGAACTTGCTTATCTGTGGATGGAAAGACAAAAGTCAGGGGGGAACTATAGCAGACACCGGGCTCAGACAGAAAAGCATGTGGTGCTTTGTGTCAGCTCACTCAAGATCGATCTGCTTATGGACTTCCTTAATGAGTTCTATGCTCATCCCAGACTACAG GATTACTATGTGGTTATACTCTGCCCTACGGAGATGGACATCCAGGTGCGCCGGGTGCTGCAGATTCCCCTATGGTCTCAAAGGGTGATTTATCTCCAGGGATCGGCTCTGAAGGACCAGGATCTAATGAGAGCCAA aatgGACGATGCAGAGGCCTGCTTTATCCTCAGTAGCAGGAATGAAGTGGACCGCACAGCAGCT GATCACCAGACTATCCTGAGAGCGTGGGCAGTGAAGGACTTTGCTCCAAATTGTCCTCTGTACGTGCAGATCCTCAAACCTGAGAACAAATTCCATGTCAAATTtgcag ATCATGTGGTCTGTGAAGAGGAGTTCAGATATGCAATGCTAgctctgaactgtgtgtgtccaGCAACGTCCACCCTGGTTACTCTGCTGGTTCACACATCACGCGGACA GGAGGGTCAGCTCTCTCCAGAACAATGGCAGAGAATGTACGGTCGCTGCTCTGGTAATGAGGTGTACCACATCCATCTGGCAGACAGCAAGTTTTTTGGAGAATATGATGGGAAGAGCTTCACCTACGCATCCTTTCATGCCCATAAAAA GTACGGAGTATGTCTAATTGGAGTAAAAAGGGAGGACAACAAGAGCATCCTCCTTAACCCTGGGCCTCGTCACATTATGGCTGCTACTGATACTTGCTACTACATTAACATCACCAAAGAGGAGAACTCTGCCTTTATTtttaaagaggaggagaagcatAACAAAGGTCTGCCAGTGACAGGACTATATGATGCCCCCTCTCGCCTACCCGTACACAGCATCATCGCTAGCATGG GGACGGTGGCCATTGATCTACAGAATCCAGCTCCTGCAGAGGACAGCAACAAGTTGACTTTACCCACTGAGAACGGAGCAGGGAGCCGGCGCCCAAGCATCGCCCCCGTTCTGGAGCTCGCTGATTCCTCTGCCATCCTACCTTGTGACCTCCTCAGCGACCCTTCAGAGGATGAGACTAACCAATCAGATGAGGAAGGAACGCCAGCCCTGGA ATACGTGAAGGGATATCCACCTAATTCCCCCTATATAGGAAGTTCTCCAACCCTTTGCCACCTTCTGCAGCAAAAGGCTCCATTTTGCTGCCTGCGACTTGATAAG GGTTGTCGACATAACAGTTTCGAAGACGCCAAGGCTTATGGTTTCAAGAACAAACTCATCATTGTGTCTGCAGAGACTGCAGGGAATGGCTTATACAACTTCATTGTCCCCCTTCGCGCCTACTACAGACCCCGAAAGGAGCTGAACCCCATAGTGCTGCTCTTAGATAACCC TTTAGATAATTTACTGCAGTGTGGGATTATCTATGCTGACAATCTGGTGGTGGTGGATAAGGAGAGCACTATGAGTGCTGAAGAAGACTACATGGCAGATGCCAAGACCATTGTTAATGTGCAGACTATGTTCAG gttgTTTCCCAGTCTGAGTATTATTACAGAGCTCACACACCCCTTCAACATGCGTTTCATGCAGTTCAGAGCCAAGGACTGCTACTCACTGGCTCTCTCCAAACTGGAGAAG atagagagagataagggaTCAAATCTAGCCTTCATGTTTCGTCTTCCCTTTGCTGCAGGACGAGTTTTCAGTATCAGTATGCTTGATACACTCCTTTACCAA TCGTTTGTGAAGGACTACATGATTCCCATTGCCAGGCTCTTGCTCGGTTTGGACACCACTCCAGGATCAGGCTACCTCTGTGCA ATGAAAGTGACTGAAGAGGACCTGTGGATCCGAACCTATGGAAGACTGTTTCAGAAGCTCTGTTCATCCAGTGCAGAAATCCCCATTGGAATCTACCGCACAGAATCCCACATGTTCTCTTCATCAGAG TCTCAGATGTCAGTCAACGTAGAAGACTGCGAAGACGCCAGGGACAGACGGGAGTCCTGGAAAGAGAAAACGGCCCATCGGAACTCTACAGGGAGTGACCAATCAGAGCATCCGCTCTTGCGGAAGAAGAGCATGCAGTGGGCCCGACGGCTCAGCAGAAAGAGCGCCAAAGCACCGAGCCGTGCGGAACGCATCTCCCAGCAGCGGCTGAACCTGTACCGACGCTCCGAGAGGCAGGAGCTCTCTGAGCTTGTCAAAAACCGCATGAAGCACCTGGGCTTACCCACCGTTGGATATG ATGAAATGAATGACCACCAGAATACACTGTCATACGTGCTGATCAACCCTCCGCCGGACACCATTCTTGAGCTTAATGATATTGT GTACATAATTCGCTCAGATCCACTGGCACACATGCCAGAGGATCTGCCAGGCAGACAGCAGAGTGCCAAAATGAAGCAAGACTACAACACGGAAACACGAGACGAGACGCATCTCTGA
- the kcnt1b gene encoding potassium channel subfamily T member 1 isoform X4: MAEIDSVVPPLPPRYRFRDLLLGDQYFQNDDRVQVEFYVNENTFKERLKLFFIKNQRSSLRIRLFNLSLKLLTCLLYILRVSLDDPTTQDPWELIFWVNRKVPVWAIQVTVALISFLETMLLTYLSYKGNIWEQIFQISFILEMINTVPFIITIFWPPLRNIFVPVFLNCWLAKSALENMINDFHRAIQRTHSAMFNQVLILICTLLCLVFTGACGIQHLERAGKNLTLFDSLYFCIVTFSTVGYGDVTPRIWPSQLLVVIMICVALVVLPLQFEELAYLWMERQKSGGNYSRHRAQTEKHVVLCVSSLKIDLLMDFLNEFYAHPRLQDYYVVILCPTEMDIQVRRVLQIPLWSQRVIYLQGSALKDQDLMRAKMDDAEACFILSSRNEVDRTAADHQTILRAWAVKDFAPNCPLYVQILKPENKFHVKFADHVVCEEEFRYAMLALNCVCPATSTLVTLLVHTSRGQYGVCLIGVKREDNKSILLNPGPRHIMAATDTCYYINITKEENSAFIFKEEEKHNKGLPVTGLYDAPSRLPVHSIIASMGTVAIDLQNPAPAEDSNKLTLPTENGAGSRRPSIAPVLELADSSAILPCDLLSDPSEDETNQSDEEGTPALEYVKGYPPNSPYIGSSPTLCHLLQQKAPFCCLRLDKGCRHNSFEDAKAYGFKNKLIIVSAETAGNGLYNFIVPLRAYYRPRKELNPIVLLLDNPLDNLLQCGIIYADNLVVVDKESTMSAEEDYMADAKTIVNVQTMFRLFPSLSIITELTHPFNMRFMQFRAKDCYSLALSKLEKIERDKGSNLAFMFRLPFAAGRVFSISMLDTLLYQSFVKDYMIPIARLLLGLDTTPGSGYLCAMKVTEEDLWIRTYGRLFQKLCSSSAEIPIGIYRTESHMFSSSESQMSVNVEDCEDARDRRESWKEKTAHRNSTGSDQSEHPLLRKKSMQWARRLSRKSAKAPSRAERISQQRLNLYRRSERQELSELVKNRMKHLGLPTVGYDEMNDHQNTLSYVLINPPPDTILELNDIVYIIRSDPLAHMPEDLPGRQQSAKMKQDYNTETRDETHL, encoded by the exons GGTGCAAGTAGAGTTTTACGTCAATGAAAACACCTTTAAGGAGAGGTTGAAGctatttttcatcaaaaaccAAAGGTCAA GTCTTAGAATTCGCCTCTTCAATCTCTCCTTGAAGTTGTTGACGTGCTTGCTCTACATCCTGCGAGTGTCACTGGATGACCCGACCACACAGGATCCAT gGGAGTTGATTTTTTGGGTGAATAGAAAGGTTCCTGTATGGGCAATACAG GTGACTGTGGCCTTAATTAGTTTCCTGGAAACCATGCTCCTGACATATCTCAGCTACAAA GGGAACATTTGGGAGCAGATTTTCCAGATCTCCTTCATACTCGAAATGATCAACACAGTGCCATTCATTATTACA ATCTTCTGGCCTCCATTGAGGAACATatttgttcctgtgtttctgAACTGTTGGCTTGCCAAATCTGCATTAGAAAACATGATT AATGATTTCCACCGTGCTATTCAGCGCACACATTCTGCCATGTTTAACCAGGTCCTCATTCTCATCTGcacactcctctgtcttgtCTTCACCGG GGCCTGTGGGATCCAACACTTGGAGAGAGCAGGGAAGAACCTGACTTTGTTTgactctctttatttctgcatTGTCACCTTCTCCACTGTGGGTTATGGCGATGTCACCCCACGGATCTGGCCCTCCCAACTTCTGGTGGTCATCATGATCTGTGTCGCTCTCGTGGTCCTCCCATTACAG TTTGAGGAACTTGCTTATCTGTGGATGGAAAGACAAAAGTCAGGGGGGAACTATAGCAGACACCGGGCTCAGACAGAAAAGCATGTGGTGCTTTGTGTCAGCTCACTCAAGATCGATCTGCTTATGGACTTCCTTAATGAGTTCTATGCTCATCCCAGACTACAG GATTACTATGTGGTTATACTCTGCCCTACGGAGATGGACATCCAGGTGCGCCGGGTGCTGCAGATTCCCCTATGGTCTCAAAGGGTGATTTATCTCCAGGGATCGGCTCTGAAGGACCAGGATCTAATGAGAGCCAA aatgGACGATGCAGAGGCCTGCTTTATCCTCAGTAGCAGGAATGAAGTGGACCGCACAGCAGCT GATCACCAGACTATCCTGAGAGCGTGGGCAGTGAAGGACTTTGCTCCAAATTGTCCTCTGTACGTGCAGATCCTCAAACCTGAGAACAAATTCCATGTCAAATTtgcag ATCATGTGGTCTGTGAAGAGGAGTTCAGATATGCAATGCTAgctctgaactgtgtgtgtccaGCAACGTCCACCCTGGTTACTCTGCTGGTTCACACATCACGCGGACA GTACGGAGTATGTCTAATTGGAGTAAAAAGGGAGGACAACAAGAGCATCCTCCTTAACCCTGGGCCTCGTCACATTATGGCTGCTACTGATACTTGCTACTACATTAACATCACCAAAGAGGAGAACTCTGCCTTTATTtttaaagaggaggagaagcatAACAAAGGTCTGCCAGTGACAGGACTATATGATGCCCCCTCTCGCCTACCCGTACACAGCATCATCGCTAGCATGG GGACGGTGGCCATTGATCTACAGAATCCAGCTCCTGCAGAGGACAGCAACAAGTTGACTTTACCCACTGAGAACGGAGCAGGGAGCCGGCGCCCAAGCATCGCCCCCGTTCTGGAGCTCGCTGATTCCTCTGCCATCCTACCTTGTGACCTCCTCAGCGACCCTTCAGAGGATGAGACTAACCAATCAGATGAGGAAGGAACGCCAGCCCTGGA ATACGTGAAGGGATATCCACCTAATTCCCCCTATATAGGAAGTTCTCCAACCCTTTGCCACCTTCTGCAGCAAAAGGCTCCATTTTGCTGCCTGCGACTTGATAAG GGTTGTCGACATAACAGTTTCGAAGACGCCAAGGCTTATGGTTTCAAGAACAAACTCATCATTGTGTCTGCAGAGACTGCAGGGAATGGCTTATACAACTTCATTGTCCCCCTTCGCGCCTACTACAGACCCCGAAAGGAGCTGAACCCCATAGTGCTGCTCTTAGATAACCC TTTAGATAATTTACTGCAGTGTGGGATTATCTATGCTGACAATCTGGTGGTGGTGGATAAGGAGAGCACTATGAGTGCTGAAGAAGACTACATGGCAGATGCCAAGACCATTGTTAATGTGCAGACTATGTTCAG gttgTTTCCCAGTCTGAGTATTATTACAGAGCTCACACACCCCTTCAACATGCGTTTCATGCAGTTCAGAGCCAAGGACTGCTACTCACTGGCTCTCTCCAAACTGGAGAAG atagagagagataagggaTCAAATCTAGCCTTCATGTTTCGTCTTCCCTTTGCTGCAGGACGAGTTTTCAGTATCAGTATGCTTGATACACTCCTTTACCAA TCGTTTGTGAAGGACTACATGATTCCCATTGCCAGGCTCTTGCTCGGTTTGGACACCACTCCAGGATCAGGCTACCTCTGTGCA ATGAAAGTGACTGAAGAGGACCTGTGGATCCGAACCTATGGAAGACTGTTTCAGAAGCTCTGTTCATCCAGTGCAGAAATCCCCATTGGAATCTACCGCACAGAATCCCACATGTTCTCTTCATCAGAG TCTCAGATGTCAGTCAACGTAGAAGACTGCGAAGACGCCAGGGACAGACGGGAGTCCTGGAAAGAGAAAACGGCCCATCGGAACTCTACAGGGAGTGACCAATCAGAGCATCCGCTCTTGCGGAAGAAGAGCATGCAGTGGGCCCGACGGCTCAGCAGAAAGAGCGCCAAAGCACCGAGCCGTGCGGAACGCATCTCCCAGCAGCGGCTGAACCTGTACCGACGCTCCGAGAGGCAGGAGCTCTCTGAGCTTGTCAAAAACCGCATGAAGCACCTGGGCTTACCCACCGTTGGATATG ATGAAATGAATGACCACCAGAATACACTGTCATACGTGCTGATCAACCCTCCGCCGGACACCATTCTTGAGCTTAATGATATTGT GTACATAATTCGCTCAGATCCACTGGCACACATGCCAGAGGATCTGCCAGGCAGACAGCAGAGTGCCAAAATGAAGCAAGACTACAACACGGAAACACGAGACGAGACGCATCTCTGA